TCACCTCGACCCGGTGCTGTTCGACGTTGTTCATGAAATGCGCCGCTCCGATTGCCGCGATGGTGAGTAGCACGGCATACAGACCGCAGACCAAGTAGGGCTTCCCGTCGCCCGCGGTGGCAATAACGAGCAGCCCTACCAACTGGATCACCGGCACCCCGAGATTGCCTACCCCACCGGCAATTCCGAGCGCCGAGCCCTTGAGCCGATGCGGGTAGAAGGCGTTGGCGTTGCTCATCGACGCGGCGAAATTGCCGCCGCCCAGGCCAGTCAGTGCCGCGCACACCAGATACGGCCACAACGGCAGCCCCGGATGGGTCAGCAGCGCCATGGTGCCCACGGTGGGGATCAACAGCACGAGCGCCGAGAACAACGCCCAGTTACGACCGCCAAAGATCATGGTGGCCAACGAATAGGGCATCCGCATGCACGCACCAACCAAGGTCGCGGTGGTGCCCAGCAAGAACTTGTCGCCCGCTGAAAACCCGTACACGTCCTGGGGCATAAACAGCTCCATCACCGGCCACAGTGACCACACCGAGTAGCCCAGGTGCACGGTCACCACCGACCAGAGCAGATTGCGCCGGGCAATGAGCTTGTTGCCGGCCTCCCAGGCCACCAGATCCTCGGCGTCCCAATGCGAAATGCGACGCGAGCGATCCGCGGCCTTGGCCCGGGCTGTCGAATCGCATTGCGGGACGGTCGTTCTACCTGTCAGGCCGTCACCTGTGCCGCTTGGCGACTCCTCTCTTTGCAGCAGCGCCTGCTGTTTCATCACCCTCCTTAGATCGAGCCTCGAGCGGCACCGGCCCTCCAGGCTGCCAGGCTTTTGTATACGAGTCATCTCGGGTGCTGCATGAATGTCCTGGGGAATTCCTGTAGAAGTCCTGAAGGCGAAGGCGCATTCGTGCCCGTAAAACCCTGTGCGCGAGGGCTACTGATGCGGAATAGGGTCGAGCGCCTTCAGCCTGCCGTCCGGGCCGATCTGGAACCGCACCGTGCCGCTGCCACTGGGGCAGCATGGCTGATCGCCGCCGACCCGCCATTGGTAGCGGACCGTCACTGTGTCATCGGCGGCAGGCAGCACGGTGATGTACGGCTTCGGACTTGGGGTGGGTGCGCCCAATGAGGTGTTGTGGTCGAAAAACAACAGCTGCTGGGGGGTCGCCTCGTCGGCGATGCTCGGGATGATCTGCACCCAGTACAAGCGGCATTTCTTGGTGTGTCCCCGCGCGATTTCGACCCACATCGACCCGGGTATCAGGACCGGAACAGAATCAATGGACCGCTTTACCGTGTCGGCTGTCGGTCCATCGGACGCCTTGCAATTGTCGGGCGGCGGGGGCGGCGGTGCCGGCGACTTCCCGCCGCAACCGACCGGGAGGCCCAACAGCAGGCCCAGGACCATCAGGATCGCGGTCCGGTGACGACGCACGTCGCGAGCTTAGCGAAGGCTGTGACTGTCCCCTCGGTTCGGTCGAAATCAGGTTCGGGGCCCGAAACAGGAACTTATGCGAGCAACGTCAGTGCCGTAATGCGACCGAAACGTCGCGCACCCGCCGCTGAAACATCCCGGTCGCACTATTCACCCAGGGTTTGGGATTGCGCAGTCGAGGAGGGCGGTTGGCGTGGCTCGGGAATATGACGGGCCCGATAGGGACGCCACAAACATTGGCTGCCCCGTGCACGGTCGGACGCGCCCTGGCGCCGCAGCAGACAACCCGCCCGGCGGCCCCGCGTCGGCACCCGTTCAAGTCGATTGGGCGGGGTTGCCCATCAACCTGGACTTGGTGTTCTCCCGGGAGCAGCGCGACAAGGTCTACGTTCAACACCTGATGCGCAAGCGCGGGGCCCAGCTGTGGCGATGGTTGCACGACGGGGCACCGCCGTGCATCTGCGACATCGCTGCCGATTATCGCCAGCTCGACCCGGGCGCGGCCGAATTCATGTCCAGTCGCTGAACGCGGGCTAGCACGAGCTTTTCAAGGCGCGTTCACCTCGATCGGCGTTACCGTGACTCGACGAGCCAAGTCACGGATGGAGACTGCCATGGGCGACCCTTGCGTGCCACGAATCCCGCTCGCTTTGTCCGCGCCGAGTCTCAATCGCGGGGTCGGCTTCACCCACGAGGAACGACGGCGGCTGGGCCTCACCGGCCGGCTTCCGTCGGCGGTGCTCACCCTCGACGAACAGGCCGACCGCGTCTGGCATCAATTGCAAAGCCTCGCCACCGATCTGGGCCGCAACCTGCTCCTCGAGCAGCTGCACTACCGCCACGAGCTGCTGTACTTCAAGGTCCTGGAAGACCATCTGCCCGAGCTGATGCCGGTGGTGTACACACCCACCGTCGGCGAGGCCATCCAACGCTTCTCAGATGAATACCGCGGGCAGCGCGGACTGTTTCTGAGCATCGACGAACCCGACGAGATCGCCGGCGCCTTCGAAACATTCGGGCTCGGGCCCGACGACGTCGACCTGATCGTGTGCACCGACGCCGAAGCGATCCTCGGTATCGGTGACTGGGGTGTGGGTGGCATCCAGATCGCGGTGGGCAAATTGGCGCTCTACACCGCCGGCGGCGGCATCGATCCACGCCGCTGCATCGCGGTGTCGCTCGATGTCGGCACCGACAACGAACAGCTGCTGGCCGACCCGTTCTACCTGGGCAATCGCCACGCCCGACGCCGTGGCGCCGAATACGACCGGTTCATCGGGCGCTACGTCGAGACCGCACACCGGCTGTTTCCGCATGCGATGCTGCACTTCGAGGACTTCGGGCCGGCCAACGCACGGGTGATCCTGCAGAGATACGGCGCGGATTACTGTGTGTTCAACGACGACGTGCAGGGAACCGGCGCGGTGGTGGTCGCGGCCGGGTACGGGGGATCGCGCGTCACCGGCATCCCCATGCGCGACCAGACAACGATCGTGTTCGGTGCCGGGACGGCCGGGATGGGGATCGCCGACCAGATCCGTGACGCGATGGTCGCCGACGGCGCGACCATCGAGCAAGCCACATCGCAGATCTGGGCCATCGACAAGCAGGGCCTGCTGTTCGACGACATGGACGACCTGCGCGACTTCCAGGTGCCCTACGCGAAGAACCGCCGCCAGCTCGGTGTGGCCGCCGGGCATCGGGTCGGACTGGTCGACGCGATCAAGATGGCGTCACCGACCATCCTGCTTGGCTGCTCGACGGTCTACGGCGCGTTCACCCGAGAGGTCATCGAGGCGATGACGGCGTCCTGCGAACGACCGATGATCTTTCCGCTGTCCAACCCGACCTCGCGCATGGAGGCCATGCCGGCCGACGTGCTGGGCTGGTCGAACGGCAAGGCGCTGCTCGCCACCGGCAGCCCGGTCGCTCCCGTCGAATACGGCGAGACCACCTACACCATCGGCCAGGCCAACAACGTGCTGGTGTTCCCGGGCATCGGCCTGAGCGTCATCGTCGCCCGGGCCAAGCAGCTCACCCCGAACATGCTGCACGCGGCAGCGAACGCCATTGCGCGACAGGCTAATCCAACGAATCCCGGGGATTCCCTGCTGCCGGACGTCAAGGACCTACGCTCGATCTCGATGGCGGTTGCCGAGGCGGTGTATCACGCCGCGGTCGACGACGAAGTGGCCACCCGAACCCATGACAACGTGCGCCAGGCCATCCTCGACACCATGTGGGTACCGCGCTACGACTAAGCGATTTCGGTCATTCGACGGTCGACGCTGTCACGGCCTCGAGTTCGGCGACGCCACGCGGGAACCAGCGCCAACCGGCCAGAAACACGCAGGCCAGCGACACCGTGGCGATGAGGAACGCGACGCGGATGCCGTCGATGAAATCGTCCTCCGCGATCTGAGCGGGGTCGCGGTGCACGATTGGTTGCCGCGGCACGATTCCGCTGACATGGGCTCGCGGGTTGGCGTTGTCGATGATGACCACGGCGATGGCGTGCCGCTCGACCGGATCGGGCACTGCCGGCGCCAGGTGGGGCTCGAGTGTGGCCGTCAGCCAGGCGGCCAGGACCGAGCCCAGGACCGCGAACCCAATCGTCGAGCCGATCGCCCGCTGGGCGCTCATAATGCCGGACGCCATGCCCGCACGTTCTAGCGGGACGGCGGTCATCGCGACGGTCGTGATCGGCGTCAGGCACAACGCGACGCCGGTGCCGCACAATCCCAGCCCGGCCAGGACCAAGCCCGCGCTGCGGTGCTCGCTGGCGATCAGCGTGAGCAGACCCAGCATCAACAAACAGAGCCCCACCAGGACGAGCATGCGTGCCCCAACCCGGCCAACCAGGACGCCAACCAGGGGCGACACGATGGCCACGACCGCGCTGAACGGCAGGATCATGAGGCCGGTCACGCCCGGGGTATAGCCACGCACGTTCTGCAGGAACTGCGTGGTGAGCAGCAGCATCCCGTAGACGGCGAAAAACACCGTGCAGATGGTCCCGATGGACACCGCGTACGAAGCGTCGCGGAACAAGGTCAGATCCATCATCGGATCCGGCGATCTGCGCTCGATCCACAAGAACAGGACACAGCCAACGACGGCCGCCAACAGCAGCGCGATGATGTGGGGCGACGTCCAGCCGACCTCGGGACCTTCGATGATCGCATACACGAAATGCCCCTACCGTCACAATGAACAGCGTCTGCCCGGACACGTCGAAGCGTGCTGCGCGCTCGTTGCGCGATTCCTCGACGAAGCACACCGTCAGAAGAACCACGACCGCGCCCATGGGCACATTCACGTAGAAGATGCTCCGCCACCCCCACTGGTCCACCAGCAGGCCGCCGAGCGTCGGGCCCGCCGTCGTGCCGACGCTGGCGATGGCGGTCCAGATCCCGATTGCTTGCGCCTTCCGCTTGGCGTCCGGGAAGGCGGCGCTCACCAGGGCCAGCGAGGTCACACTGGCGGTCGCCGCGCCCAAGCCCTGTACACCGCGCGCGATGGCGAGCATCCCTAATGAGGGCGCCAAGCCGCAGGCGACGGATCCCGCCGTGAACACCGAAACACCCGTCAAGTACCAGCGGCGGCGGCCGAAGCGATCGGCGAGCGTGGCCGCCGACATGATGAAGACCGCCATGCCGAGGCTGTAGGCCGCCACCACCCACTGCAGGCCGTCCTCCCCCACCCCGAAGCCGCGCTGGATATCGGGCAGCGCCACGTTCACGATCAGCGCGTCGAGGAAGATCATGAACAGGCCCAGGCCCGTGGCGACGAGGGTGAGGAGCTGCGTGCGGTTCATGGCGATCTGGCGATGAACTCTATGCGGCAGGCTGCGCGAGCAGACGCAAAAGCGCCCAAATCGGACGATTTTGGGCGCTTTTGCGTCTGCTCGCGCTACCTACCGCCCTCGGCGATGCGCCGCACCGCCCGCAGGAAGACGTCGATCTCCTCGAAGGTGTTGTAGAACGCAAACGAGGGACGGACGGTGGCCTCCAGGCCATAGCGACGCAGAATCGGCTGGGCGCAGTGATGCCCGGCCCGCACCGCGATGCCCTCGGCGTTGAGCGCCTTGCCGACCTCGAGCGGATCGTGTCCGGCCAGCACGAACGACAACACGCTGGCCTTCTCGTCCGCCGTGCCGACGAGGCGAACACCCGGAATGTCGGCCAGGCGGGGAGTCGCATAGTCCAGCAACGCATGCTCATAGGCGGCCATGCGCTCGATGCCCACCCGCTCGACGTAACGCAGCGCCTCGCCGAGCCCGACGGCGTCGGCGATGTTTCCGGTGCCGGCCTCAAACTTGTTGGGCAGTCCCTGGTACAGCGATCGCTGCAGCGTGACGTCGGCGATCATGTTGCCGCCGCCCTGCCACGGTGGTGTCTCGGCCAGCGCTTCCTCGGTCCCGTAGAGCACGCCGATCCCCGTGGGGCCGTAGATTTTGTGGCCGGAGAACGCGAAGAAATCAACGCCGAGCGCCGAGACATCGATCGGCAGATGCGGAATAGACTGTGCGCCGTCAATCAGCACCCGTGCGCCGTAGCGGTGGCCCAGCTCGACGATCTTCTCGACCGGCGTCACCGTGCCCAGCGCATTTGAAACATGGGTCGCGGCAACCAGTTTCGTCTTCGGCCCCAGCAGGTCCTCGAACTCCGACAGCAGCAGGTTGCCCGCTTCGTCCACCGGCGCGACTTTCAGGATCGCGCCCGTTTGTTGCGAAATCAGTTGCCAAGGAACGATATTGGCGTGGTGCTCTAGATGGGTGATGACGATCTCGTCGCCGGGTCCCAGGTGTTTACCGCCCCAAGCGTAGGCCACCAGGTTGATGGCCTCGGTGGTGCCGCGGACGAAGATGTTCTGTTCGGCCGCCGAAGCGCCGATAAACCGGCGTACGGTCTCGCGGGCCTCTTCGTAGGCGTCGGTCGCCCGGGCCGCCAACTCGTGTGCCGCGCGGTGGATGTTGGAGTTCTCGTGGGCGTAGAAGTACGCCAGCCGGTCGATCACGACCTGTGGCTTCTGGGTGGTAGCGGCGTTGTCGAACCAGATCAGCGGCTTGCCGTTGACTGTCTCCTGGAGGATCGGAAAGTCGGCCCGCACGGCGTTCACGTCGAACACCTCGTGCGCCTGGCCGATCTCGGGCAGCTGCGGCACCGGCTCGGGCTTGTTCAGGAAGTAGTAGCTCGCCTCATCACCCGGTGGCGCATCCGGGCGCGATGGCACTGCATCCGACCAGCCCAGATCGCCCGCCGATGGCGCTTCGGGTAGCCAGCCCGGCGCTGAGCCGCGCGGCGCCACCGGCACCGTCGGCGGCACCCCGGCCAGCACACCGGGCACGGTCGGCACGATGCCCGACGTCGGCACCGCAAAGGCCGTCAGATCCGCGACACCGGACGGCAAAAACGGATCGGCCAGCGCGGCTGTCGTCTCGGCCGCCGACGGCGCCGCGGTGGCATCCGGCACGTTTCCGCGCGGAGCCACCGGCACCGTCTGCGGCGGCATGGCTTCAAGTCCCGGCGATGTCGGGGCCGGGACATAGACGTCCGAGAGGCTGACAGCCGGAATGCCCGCCGTGAGCGGATCGGATGTACCGGCCGCCGTCCGCCCAGCCGACGTCGCGGCCGTCGTGTCGGGCACGCTGCCACGCGGGGCGACCGGTGTCGTCTGCGGCGGGCTATCGGACCCTGGGCGAATGCCGACCGCGTACAACTGATTGGCCAGCGCGGCGAGCTCCGCGGCGCTCACCGGCAGCTCGCTTTCGGCGTCTACCGAGCGGTACTCACTTGTACTCATGGAACTGGTCCACAGCGACGTCGTCGAGCACGGCGAGCGCGTCGTCAGTGAGGACGGCCAAAGACGTGTAGAGGGTGACCAGATAGGTCGCGATCGCCGACTGATTGATGCCGGTAAACCGCACCGAGAGCCCCGGGGCTTGTTCGCCGACCAGGCCCGGCTGGAACAGGCCCACCACGCCCTGGCGCTCCTCGCCGGTGCGCACCAGGATGAACTTGGTTTTGCCGTCCTTCACCGGCACCTTGTCCGACGGGATCAGCGGAACGCCGCGCCAGGTGATGAATTGCGCGCCGAACAGGCTCACCGTTGGGGGCGGCACGCCGCGGTAGGTGGCTTCACGGCCGAACGCCGCGATGCCCTGGGGGTGCGTCAGGAAGAAGCTGGGTGTCTTCCAGACCTTGGTGATCAGCGCGTCGAGGTCGTCGGGCGTGGGTGCACCGGCCAGCGTTTGGATGGTCTGCTCCGGGGTAGCCTGCGCCAGCAACCCGTATTCTGGGCTGTTGACCAGCTCGGATTCTTGGCGCTCCTTGATCGTCTCGATGGTCAGCCGCAGCTGCTGCGCGATCTGATCGTGTGGGCTGGAGTACAGGTCGGACACCCTGGTGTGGATATCCAGGAGCGTCGAAATCGTCCGCAGCGTGTACTCGCGTGGGCTGGTCTCGTAGTCGACGTAGGTCTCCGGCAGCGGCGCTTCGGTTCCGGCGCCCGCTTCGGCCTTGACCGCGACCCGCTCCGGGTTGACCACCCGGTTCACCCGATAAATGCCCGCTTCCACCGGCACCCAGCTCAGCAGATGCAGCAACCAGCGCGGCGTGATCGTCGAAAGTTGCGGAACGGTCTTCGTCGCGTTGGCAAGCTGCCTGGCGGCGAGATCGCCGAGCGCTTGAGATTCGTTTTGGGCCCCCGTTTGAGGTGCAGTCATCATGGTCCTTCCGTGGGTGGTCCGGTAGTGCACTGGTGGTGAGGCAGAGTCGTTTTGCCCCACACGGAATGCTCGTGCGCGGCGAGCCTACGTGATAGAAATCCATAGGCAAAGAGTTAGGCCCGCACCCGAGCAGAACCGGCGAAATGCGCCCATGCCGTATAGTGGGGCCATGCAACAGGCCCTTCAGCCGCGCTTCATCCCCTCGCGCTGCCTCGCCGTGGACTGTTGTTGTTGATTTCCTGACCCCGTCTGACCCTGACCTCGCGCGCGGTCTCCCGCGGCATCGCGACGCGCGTGGCTCGAATTCTTTCAGGAAGATCAACCGCTCATGACTGTGCTCTCCCTACCCGGCCGTGCCGTGGCGCCCGTGGCGACCCGTCGCCGCATCCAGCTGCGGCCGGTCACCGACCTGACGCGCATGACGCGCTACCGCGGCGGCACCTACTCGCACACGGTCGACAAGATCGTCTTCGCCGACGGCACCTCGGCGCGTACCGATCTGATCCGGCTCAACCCGAACCTGCAGGCGTACTCGCTGGATTTCACCGGCACCGCGCCCCACCACCCATCTCGCTACCGCCTGGACACCTGGTCCGCGCTGCCACACCTGCGCACACGTGGTTGCGAAGCCGAAGTGAACTGGATACTGCGGCACTCCTTCCCGATACGCCCAGCCGCCGAATTGAGCGAGCAGTTGCGCGAGGCCGGCTACCCGCTCGGGCCGGCGAACATCAGCGAACACGAGGCGATCGCCGGAACGCAGGCCGCGATCTGGCATCTCACCAACGGCCTGGCCCTGGACACCCGACCCCTCAACGTACCCGTGGCGATGCATCGAGCGCCCGGACCGGTGATCACGTTTGAATTCGACGGTGACCCGCAACTCGGCGGCTACTCGGTGTGGGTTGCGTCCGATACCACGGTCGGCATCACGTTGCAGAAATCGGCCAACGGCGTTGATTGGCAAGATATTTCCGGCTCGCAACTTACCGCAAGCGCTGGCCGGAGCCGGCATAGGCGCACACTTGGCGTTGGCAGCACATTGTCAGCAAGTAGCCATGGCCGTGGCGGGCGCGGCTACCGCTACTATCGGCTCATCACCACCGCGGACGGTCCCACCCCGACGATCGACCGAGTCCGCTTCTGGCTGACCGGTTCACGACACTACCGCAACGCCGACCGCGTCGTGCACCTCTACAACTACCTACTCGCTGGAGCGCGAAAAGCCGCTCACCACAACGAGGAACCTTTACTGATCGACACCAAAGCGACCGCCGAATCCGACCTCGTGGGCCCGTTCCAGCTGCGAATCCCCTTGACGCTGAACGCCTCCGATGGTCACACCCTGCTCGACGTCGACGGTATCGCGATCGACGACACCATCCAACCCGGCACAGACTTCTACCTGCGCCGAGCGCCCGGCGCGACCGGAACAACGCTGACCGCGATGGCACCACATCACAGCAGCCGACGTGTGCTGATCGGCGTCGCGCGCGAGGAAGCGCCGCAGGCGCTGCCCGGTCCAACAGCATTCACGCCCGTTGCCCTGACCACGCCCGCCAACGTTGCGATCCATTTCGACATCAGCTGGGATGGCGACTGTCGGGCCGACAACGTTGGAGAAGCAGATGAGCATCGCTGAGAGCATCACACAGCTGATCGGCCGCACGCCGCTGGTGCGGCTGCGCCGGGTCACCGATGGCGCCGTGGCCGACGTCGTCGCCAAGCTGGAATCCTTCAACCCGGCCGGCAGCGTGAAGGACCGCATCGGGGTAGCGATGATCGATGCTGCCGAGCAGGCGGGCCTGATCAAGCCGGACACCATCATCCTCGAGCCGACCAGCGGGAACACCGGCATCGCGTTGGCGATGGTGGCCGCCGCGCGCGGCTACAAGTGCGTGCTGACCATGCCGGACACGATGAGCATCGAGCGGCGGATGCTGCTGCGCGCCTACGGTGCCGAGCTCGTCCTCACCCCGGGCGCGGACGGCATGGCGGGCGCCATTGCCAAGGCCGAGGAACTGGCCAAGACCGATGATCGGTATTTCATACCGCAGCAATTCGAGAACCCGGCGAACCCAGCCATCCACGCCGTCACGACCGCGGAGGAGGTGTGGCGCGACACCGACGGGAAAGTCGACATCTTCGTGTCCGGAATCGGCACCGGCGGCACCATCACCGGAGTCGCCCAGGTCATCAAGGAACGCAAGCCATCGGCGCAGTTCGTCGCCGTCGAGCCCGCAGCGTCGCCCGTGCTGTCCGGTGGCCAGAAGGGACCGCATCCGATCCAGGGCATCGGCGCCGGGTTCGTCCCGCCGGTACTGGACCTGGGCCTGGTTGACGAGATCATCACCGTCGAGAACGACGACGCGGTTGACCTGGCCCGGCGGCTGGCCAAGGAAGAAGGACTGCTGGTCGGCATCTCGTCGGGCGCGGCGGTCTGGGCCGCCCTGCAGGTGGCTCGCCGGCCCGAGAACGCCGGAAAGCAGGTCGTCGTCGTGCTTCCCGATTTCGGCGAGCGATATCTGAGCACGGTGCTGTTTGCCGATCTGAGCGACTAGCGATGCTGGCAGCGATACGGCGCGACATACAGGCGGCCCGGCGGCGCGATCCGGCCCGCCCCACCGCGCTGGAGGTCATCTTCTGTTACCCGGGCGTGCACGCGGTATGGGGCCACCGCGTCAGCCACTGGCTGTGGCGGCATCGAGCCCGGCTGCTCGCACGGGCATTAGCCGAGCTCACTCGCATCCTGACTGGAGTCGATATCCACCCCGGGGCCGTGCTCGGCGGCGGCCTGTTCATCGACCACGCGACCGGCGTGGTGATCGGAGAAACCACGGAGGTGGGCGACGACGTCACCATCTACCACGGCGTCACCCTCGGCGGCTCGGGCACCGATACCGGCAAACGCCACCCCACCGTCGGTGACCGCGTGACCATCGGCGCCGGAGCCAAGGTCCTCGGCCCGATCAAAATCGGCGACGACAGCCGGATCGGCGCCAACGCCGTCGTGGTGAAGGAGGTCCCGTCGAGCTCCGTGGTCGTCGGGGTTCCCGGGCAGATCATCGGCCGCAGCCGTCCCGGCCCGGGCGCTCCGGACGACTCGATGCTGCCCGATCTCGTGGGTGTCAGCCTCCAATCCCTGCTCATCAGGGTGGCCAGGCTGGAAGCCCTGGGCAGTGGCGTGCAAACAGGCCAGCAGACTGGCCCACAGCATGGTCGCGTTATCCGGCCGCCCGAAGCCGGGGTCTGGCACGGCGAGGACTTTTCCATATGAGGTCATCGATGGAGCAAAAGTGAGCACTCTTGTAGCCGCCGGGACGACCGTCATCGCGGCGCTGGTAGGCGCGTCGGGGATCGGCGTTGTGGTCAATCGACGCTCGGGCGTATTGCGCGAAATTAGGTCCGAGCCCGAACAGGACACGTCGGGGCTCGGCCTGTCCAACACCGGGCCCACCGTCTTGCACTTCAGCGCCGCGTGGTGCGGTCCGTGCGCCGCCGTGCGCCGCGTGGTCGACCAGGTGTGTGCCGACCTTCCCGGAGTGGCACACGTGGAGATCGACATCGACGCGAATCCCGCTGCGGCAAAACGGATGTCGGTGCTATCGCTTCCCACCACGTTCATCTTCGACGCGGACGGGCGGCAGCGATACCGCACCGCTGGTGTGCCGAAGGCGGCTGACCTGCGGACAGCATTGGCCCCCCTGCAAATTCAATTGCCTTGAAAAAGGAGCGATCTCATGTCGACCGATCCCGGACAAGTGGACATCCGCGGTCCCCGATTTGCCGCGTGGATCACCACCGCGGTTCTCGTCCTCACCCTCATTGTGTCGGTATTCAACGAGCCGGGCGCGGCGGTGATCCTGGGCGCTCAGGCCGCCGTCTTCGCCGTCAGCGCCGTACGGGGCCCGCGCAACAGCCCTTACGGGTTGCTGTTCGCGAAGCTGGTGGCACCCCGGCTGGCGCCGGTCAGCGAACGTGAACCCGTGGCGCCGCTGAAGTTCGCCCAGTTGGTCGGACTGATATTCGCGGTCATCGGGGTAGTCGGCTTCGCCGCGGGCCTCCCCGTGTTGGGCATGGTCGCAACGTCGTTCGCGCTGTTCGCCGCCTTCCTGAACGCCGCCTTCGGCATCTGCCTTGGCTGCCAGCTGTATCCCCTGATCGCTCGATTGCGCCGCGCACCCGCCGCGTGACGACGCCATCGATCACTCGTGCCCGGGCGGCCTAAGGCCGAGAGCGTGCAGAAGCTGTTCACGCCCCCAGGGCCGGCTGCTCTCATCGGCGCGCGGAAGCTTCCGCAGTCCACTTGGCTCTCGAATCCCCAACCGCGTCCGTAAATTTCGGCGCAGCCCCCGAAGGCTTGTCAAGGGGAGGGGCAGGAGCAGTGGCGATTTGTCGCGATCGGCACCAGCCGGGGTGCCCGGGCGCGCCGGGTCGCCCGGGTGCGCAGCGTTGCCCGGGTGCACCGCTTGCGGCTTGGTTGCCATCGGTAAGGCCGGTTCGCCCGCCGCCGGGGAGGCCGCCGATGCCAACGGTGTTTGGGGTGCCGCCGGTACACCCAAGCCCCCGCTGGCGCCCCAATCGGCGCTACCGCCGGCCCCCCAAACACCACCAGCGCCTCCCGGGCCGAACGCCAACCCGCCATAACCGCCAACGCTACTGGGCGAGCCGGCGCCGCCGGCCCACCCCGCACTCGGGAGCGCGGTGCCCCCGGCAGCCACGGCACCGGTGGTGGCGCCAGCTCCGCTGGGGCTGCCGGCCCCGCCACCACTGCCACCCGGGTGGGCGGCCGCGCCGGCCCCACCGCTGCCGTGGGTTCCGCCACCGTCCCCGGCAGAGACGCCGTTAGCGCCGCCGGCCCCGCCGACCGCGCCGCCGTCGCCGCCCGAGGGGTTGCCGCCACCAGAGCCGCCGCCCGGCCCGGCGCCGACGCCCCCGCCATTGCCGCCGCCCCCACCATTGCCGCCCGCAATTCCGCCGCCCCCCGCATCGCCGTGCGGGCCACCGGCCGCGGCTGGGAGACCGTTACCGGGATGTGCTCCAAGCCCGGCCCCGGCCATGCCCCCACCGACCCCGCTACCGTTCGGGCCCGACGCGCCGACGCCGGCGAAACCGCCCGGCGGGCCGCCGCCATGTTGCCCCGCACCCACCGCCGCGTTGGCGGCATTTCCCATCAGCGAGCCTTCGCCGGCGTTCTGGGTCACCGCGCTGAACGCGCCCGACGCCTGCTGCATGGGCGAGGCGTTGTTGGCCTCGGCACTCGCATATGCCCCCGCGCTCGCCTGTAGGGCCTGCACAAACTTGTCGTGAAACGCCGCCGCGTGGGCGCTGACGGCCTGATAGGTCTGCGCGTGCACGCCGAACATCGCCGCGATGCCCGCTGACACCTGATCGCCGCCCGCGGGAAGCACTCCTGAGGTCGGGGCCGCAGCGGCCGCGTTGGCCGCCCGCATTGTCGAACCGATGGCGGCCAAATCCCCGGCCGCCGCTGCCATCTTCTGCGGCTCCGCATTCACATGCGACACGGGCCAGCTCCCACCGCCTGCTGCCGACCCGGCTGTGGTCGGGTCGTCATCGATCCACGTTGTCAGGCAGATCGTAGCGCGCTACGCGGTGGACATCTTCCCAATCCAGGCATCGACTGCAGCACCAAGACCCGGCCGGGTCGGGCTCGGCTGAGAAAAGGAGCGCAAATCCTGCTCCCCCGGGAGGACTCGAACCTCCAACCCTTCGGTTAACAGCCGA
This is a stretch of genomic DNA from Mycobacterium lacus. It encodes these proteins:
- a CDS encoding family 2A encapsulin nanocompartment shell protein; the protein is MTAPQTGAQNESQALGDLAARQLANATKTVPQLSTITPRWLLHLLSWVPVEAGIYRVNRVVNPERVAVKAEAGAGTEAPLPETYVDYETSPREYTLRTISTLLDIHTRVSDLYSSPHDQIAQQLRLTIETIKERQESELVNSPEYGLLAQATPEQTIQTLAGAPTPDDLDALITKVWKTPSFFLTHPQGIAAFGREATYRGVPPPTVSLFGAQFITWRGVPLIPSDKVPVKDGKTKFILVRTGEERQGVVGLFQPGLVGEQAPGLSVRFTGINQSAIATYLVTLYTSLAVLTDDALAVLDDVAVDQFHEYK
- a CDS encoding DUF4395 domain-containing protein, coding for MSTDPGQVDIRGPRFAAWITTAVLVLTLIVSVFNEPGAAVILGAQAAVFAVSAVRGPRNSPYGLLFAKLVAPRLAPVSEREPVAPLKFAQLVGLIFAVIGVVGFAAGLPVLGMVATSFALFAAFLNAAFGICLGCQLYPLIARLRRAPAA
- the cysE gene encoding serine O-acetyltransferase codes for the protein MLAAIRRDIQAARRRDPARPTALEVIFCYPGVHAVWGHRVSHWLWRHRARLLARALAELTRILTGVDIHPGAVLGGGLFIDHATGVVIGETTEVGDDVTIYHGVTLGGSGTDTGKRHPTVGDRVTIGAGAKVLGPIKIGDDSRIGANAVVVKEVPSSSVVVGVPGQIIGRSRPGPGAPDDSMLPDLVGVSLQSLLIRVARLEALGSGVQTGQQTGPQHGRVIRPPEAGVWHGEDFSI
- a CDS encoding TQXA domain-containing protein — its product is MTVLSLPGRAVAPVATRRRIQLRPVTDLTRMTRYRGGTYSHTVDKIVFADGTSARTDLIRLNPNLQAYSLDFTGTAPHHPSRYRLDTWSALPHLRTRGCEAEVNWILRHSFPIRPAAELSEQLREAGYPLGPANISEHEAIAGTQAAIWHLTNGLALDTRPLNVPVAMHRAPGPVITFEFDGDPQLGGYSVWVASDTTVGITLQKSANGVDWQDISGSQLTASAGRSRHRRTLGVGSTLSASSHGRGGRGYRYYRLITTADGPTPTIDRVRFWLTGSRHYRNADRVVHLYNYLLAGARKAAHHNEEPLLIDTKATAESDLVGPFQLRIPLTLNASDGHTLLDVDGIAIDDTIQPGTDFYLRRAPGATGTTLTAMAPHHSSRRVLIGVAREEAPQALPGPTAFTPVALTTPANVAIHFDISWDGDCRADNVGEADEHR
- a CDS encoding thioredoxin family protein; its protein translation is MSTLVAAGTTVIAALVGASGIGVVVNRRSGVLREIRSEPEQDTSGLGLSNTGPTVLHFSAAWCGPCAAVRRVVDQVCADLPGVAHVEIDIDANPAAAKRMSVLSLPTTFIFDADGRQRYRTAGVPKAADLRTALAPLQIQLP
- the cysK gene encoding cysteine synthase A: MSIAESITQLIGRTPLVRLRRVTDGAVADVVAKLESFNPAGSVKDRIGVAMIDAAEQAGLIKPDTIILEPTSGNTGIALAMVAAARGYKCVLTMPDTMSIERRMLLRAYGAELVLTPGADGMAGAIAKAEELAKTDDRYFIPQQFENPANPAIHAVTTAEEVWRDTDGKVDIFVSGIGTGGTITGVAQVIKERKPSAQFVAVEPAASPVLSGGQKGPHPIQGIGAGFVPPVLDLGLVDEIITVENDDAVDLARRLAKEEGLLVGISSGAAVWAALQVARRPENAGKQVVVVLPDFGERYLSTVLFADLSD